A stretch of Bordetella genomosp. 13 DNA encodes these proteins:
- a CDS encoding LysE family translocator, whose protein sequence is MPEPTTLFTFALLALGLVLTPGPNMIYLVSRSLSQGRRAGLVSVCGVGLGATFYVLCTAFGLTALLLSVPYAYDALRIGGAAYLLYLAWQSLRSGGHSPFEVRQLPPSSRRQLFGMGLLTSLLNPKVAMFYLSLLPQFIDPERGSVLTQALALGFTQVVISVCVNGLLAVTAGTISGFLARNPLWLAAQRWFMGLVLAGLAVRLALDSRR, encoded by the coding sequence ATGCCCGAACCGACCACGCTGTTCACCTTCGCCCTGCTGGCCCTGGGCCTCGTGCTGACGCCAGGCCCGAACATGATCTACCTGGTGTCGCGTTCGCTGTCGCAGGGCCGCCGTGCCGGCCTGGTGTCGGTGTGCGGGGTGGGCCTGGGCGCCACCTTCTATGTGCTGTGCACGGCATTCGGGCTGACCGCCCTGCTGCTGTCGGTACCGTACGCCTATGATGCGCTGCGCATCGGCGGCGCGGCATACCTGCTGTACCTGGCCTGGCAGTCTCTGCGCAGCGGCGGTCACTCGCCGTTCGAGGTGCGCCAGCTGCCCCCCAGCAGCCGCCGCCAGCTGTTCGGCATGGGCCTGCTGACCAGCCTGCTGAATCCGAAGGTGGCCATGTTCTACCTGTCGCTGCTGCCGCAGTTCATCGACCCCGAGCGCGGCAGCGTGCTGACCCAGGCCCTGGCGCTGGGCTTCACGCAGGTCGTCATCAGCGTATGCGTCAACGGCCTGCTCGCCGTGACGGCCGGCACCATCTCCGGCTTCCTGGCGCGCAACCCGCTGTGGCTGGCCGCGCAGCGCTGGTTCATGGGACTGGTGCTGGCCGGCCTGGCCGTGCGCCTGGCGCTGGACTCGCGGCGCTGA